The Pseudomonas solani genome segment TGGCGGTCTGTGCAGCGATACGGCCGAACTCGATGGATTCGATCTTTTCTTCGACGAAATCACCGACCTTGGCACCCGGTTGTTTTTCCTGGGCTTCTTCAACGGTCAGTTCGGCCGCCGGGTTTACCTGATCGTCTTCTTCGACGACCGCCCAGCGACGGTAGGTGTCATAGCTACCGGTGTGGCGATTGATCTCCACACGCAGCTCGACTTCTTCTTCGAAGCGTTTCTTGGTAGCAGTGGCCAGTGCCAGCTCCAGTGCTTCGAAGATCACGCCAGCCGGTACGCCTTTTTCGTTGGATACCGACTCAACAACCAGCAGTACTTCTTTGCTCATCGTACGCCTCGCCTTTCGCAATCCATTGGATCCGCGGGATCCGCGTCTCAGTCAAAACGGGGAATGATGTTGGCCTTGTCGATCAGATCGATCGGCAGCAGGTACTCGTGATCCTCAACAAGAACCACCACATCCTGTTCCTCCACCCCGCGGAGGAGCCCCTGGAAATTGCGTCGCCCATCGTAGGGAGAGCGCAACTTGATCTTCACCAGTTCGCCAGCGTGCGCCGCGAACTGCTCAAGAGTGAACAGCGGTCGATCCATGCCGGGCGAAGACACCTCGAGGGTGTACTCACTGGCGATGGGATCTTCCACGTCGAGAACACCACTGACCTGACGACTGACTTTCTCGCAGTCGTCGACCTGGATGCCGTTCTCATGATCGATGTATACCCGCAGCAGCGAATGCCGCCCTTGGGACAGGAACTCGACACCCCAGCATTGATAGCCAAGGGCCTCGACTACCGGGGCCAGCAAGGCCTGCAACTGTTCTAGCTTGCTCGACACCTGATTGCCCTCGCATGCTGTGCAAATAAAAAATGGGCGAAACGCCCATCCATTCGAACCAGTCGGCCAAAAGCCGTTGGTTAACTGTCCAGCTAGCAAAAAGCCCCTAAAAAGGGGCTCCGCTACTACTGGTTGCGGGGGTTGGATTTGAACCAACGACCTTCGGGTTATGAGCCCGACGAGCTACCAAGCTGCTCCACCCCGCGTCAAAGCTGGGGCGGAAGTATACGGCCTACGCGCCTTAACGGTCAACCGAACACTCCGCCAGCAAAAAAACCCGCATGCAGCGGGCTTTCTTGCATTGTATGGTACCGAGGAGGGGACTCGAACCCCTACAGCCTATGGCCACTACCACCTCAAGGTAGCGTGTCTACCAATTCCACCACCTCGGCAAAACTTGCCTTTTTACTTCTGCTCTGGAGCCTGAGGTACATCACCTGCGCTTTCAGCAGGCTTTTGCTCTTCGAGCACCGGCACATCGTCAGCTGCCGGCTTTTGCTGCTGAACCTCGAGAACGGCCGGATCCGGCAGACCTACGTGACTCAGAGCTTCAGCCTTTTCTTTAGCGAAGAACGCTAAGCCCAGGCTGGTTATGAAAAAAACCGCG includes the following:
- the secG gene encoding preprotein translocase subunit SecG, which gives rise to MLETVVIVVHLLGALGVVALVLLQQGKGADAGASFGAGASGTVFGSQGSATFLSRVTGILAAVFFITSLGLAFFAKEKAEALSHVGLPDPAVLEVQQQKPAADDVPVLEEQKPAESAGDVPQAPEQK
- the rimP gene encoding ribosome maturation factor RimP; protein product: MSSKLEQLQALLAPVVEALGYQCWGVEFLSQGRHSLLRVYIDHENGIQVDDCEKVSRQVSGVLDVEDPIASEYTLEVSSPGMDRPLFTLEQFAAHAGELVKIKLRSPYDGRRNFQGLLRGVEEQDVVVLVEDHEYLLPIDLIDKANIIPRFD